A single region of the Novosphingobium sp. SL115 genome encodes:
- the gcvH gene encoding glycine cleavage system protein GcvH gives MTRYFTKDHEWIAVEGHEATVGITDYAQSQLGDITFVELPGEGSEVTKGDSAAVVDSVKAASDVYAPVSGKVTASNTALEDQPELVNTDPEGEGWLWKMALADTAGLDGLMDEAAYQAFVAEL, from the coding sequence ATGACCCGCTATTTCACCAAGGACCACGAATGGATCGCGGTTGAAGGCCATGAAGCGACTGTTGGCATCACCGACTATGCGCAAAGCCAGCTTGGCGACATCACGTTCGTCGAACTGCCCGGCGAAGGCAGCGAAGTGACCAAGGGCGATAGCGCGGCTGTGGTCGATAGCGTCAAGGCTGCGTCCGACGTTTACGCGCCAGTGTCGGGCAAGGTTACCGCCTCCAACACTGCGCTCGAAGACCAGCCCGAACTGGTCAACACCGATCCCGAAGGCGAAGGCTGGCTGTGGAAGATGGCGCTTGCCGACACGGCCGGTCTGGACGGCCTGATGGATGAGGCCGCCTATCAGGCCTTCGTCGCGGAGCTTTGA
- a CDS encoding aspartate/glutamate racemase family protein, translated as MAVHGLHREYRTLRKIGLIGGMSWFSTRTYYEDINQLVQARTSTLSSAPLLIESLDFNGLAGLTTAEEWAHAAQVLADSARRLEQAGATALVIGANSMHKVYDKVAEAVGIPVIHIADAVATRMKTNGVTTATLLGTRYVVMESFYRKRLVAHGITLLPPQMDEIEETDRIIYDELMQGKATRAAERTFKTMLTNMGQRGAQAAVLACTELDMVIDVDANVLPIYDGTRIHAEAAVDWIMG; from the coding sequence ATGGCTGTTCATGGCCTGCATCGGGAGTATCGGACTTTGCGCAAGATTGGCCTTATCGGCGGGATGAGCTGGTTTTCCACCCGCACCTACTATGAAGACATCAACCAACTGGTGCAGGCGCGTACCTCAACACTGTCAAGCGCGCCGCTGCTGATCGAAAGCCTTGATTTCAATGGGCTTGCCGGGCTGACCACAGCTGAAGAATGGGCGCACGCGGCGCAGGTTCTGGCTGACAGCGCACGCCGTCTGGAACAGGCTGGCGCAACCGCACTGGTGATCGGCGCCAACTCGATGCACAAGGTTTATGACAAAGTGGCAGAGGCTGTGGGCATTCCGGTGATCCACATTGCCGATGCCGTTGCCACGCGAATGAAGACCAATGGCGTCACCACTGCAACGCTGCTGGGCACGCGATATGTCGTGATGGAAAGCTTCTATCGCAAGCGTCTGGTCGCCCACGGCATTACCTTGCTCCCGCCCCAGATGGACGAGATCGAGGAAACCGACCGTATCATCTATGACGAACTGATGCAGGGCAAGGCCACGCGCGCCGCAGAACGCACCTTCAAGACCATGCTGACTAACATGGGGCAGCGCGGCGCACAGGCAGCAGTTCTGGCCTGCACCGAACTTGACATGGTGATCGATGTCGATGCCAATGTCCTCCCGATCTACGATGGCACACGCATTCACGCCGAAGCGGCAGTTGACTGGATTATGGGCTGA
- the gcvT gene encoding glycine cleavage system aminomethyltransferase GcvT, with the protein MPLDQWHRTRGGRMVDFAGYWMPVQFEGIIAEHLWTRQNAGFFDVSHMGQLYVSGPEAQSALEAVLPIDLSTLPLGGVRYSLLLNDQGGILDDLMVTRWGTGFYLVVNGATKHGDIAHLRQSLPEGVSLLHLADSALFALQGPKAFEALEPLVTGEYPLSALAFMRGGQFMLGGVEAWISRSGYTGEDGFEIAVPAENAAALADLICAQPQVKPIGLGARDSLRLEAGLPLYGHDMKSDIDPVSANLLFGINKRRRIEGGFPGADVIVPLIASGTETRRVGLVIEGRMAAREGAKVLSDDVEVGVVTSGGFSPSLERPIAMAYVRADLTAPGTPLTLDVRGRKLAASVVPMPFVPHRYHRKGAA; encoded by the coding sequence ATGCCGCTTGACCAATGGCACCGCACACGCGGCGGTCGCATGGTCGATTTTGCCGGTTACTGGATGCCGGTGCAGTTTGAAGGCATCATTGCCGAACACCTGTGGACCCGGCAGAATGCGGGCTTTTTCGACGTTTCCCACATGGGCCAGCTCTATGTGTCGGGGCCGGAGGCGCAATCCGCGCTTGAAGCGGTCCTGCCCATCGACCTGTCCACCCTTCCACTCGGCGGCGTGCGCTATTCACTGCTGCTGAACGATCAAGGCGGCATCCTTGATGACCTGATGGTCACGCGCTGGGGCACTGGTTTCTACCTCGTGGTCAACGGCGCGACCAAGCATGGCGACATCGCCCACTTGCGCCAAAGCCTGCCTGAAGGCGTGTCGTTGCTGCACCTTGCCGACAGCGCCCTGTTTGCGCTGCAAGGCCCGAAGGCGTTTGAAGCGCTCGAACCGCTGGTAACCGGCGAATATCCGCTTTCGGCGCTGGCCTTCATGCGCGGCGGGCAGTTCATGCTGGGTGGGGTAGAGGCATGGATCAGCCGGTCCGGCTACACCGGCGAAGACGGCTTCGAAATTGCCGTTCCTGCAGAAAACGCCGCTGCCCTTGCCGATCTGATTTGCGCCCAGCCGCAGGTAAAACCCATCGGTCTTGGCGCGCGTGACAGCCTGCGTCTTGAAGCGGGCCTGCCGCTCTATGGCCATGACATGAAGTCCGACATCGATCCGGTCAGCGCCAATCTGCTGTTCGGCATCAACAAACGCCGCCGGATTGAAGGCGGCTTTCCCGGCGCGGATGTGATCGTGCCACTGATCGCCAGCGGAACTGAAACCCGCCGCGTCGGTCTTGTCATCGAAGGCCGCATGGCCGCGCGCGAAGGGGCAAAAGTGCTGTCCGATGATGTCGAAGTGGGCGTGGTTACGTCCGGCGGTTTTTCGCCCAGCCTCGAACGCCCCATTGCCATGGCTTATGTCCGTGCCGACCTGACCGCGCCTGGCACCCCGCTTACCCTTGACGTTCGTGGCCGCAAACTGGCCGCGAGCGTCGTTCCCATGCCGTTCGTCCCCCATCGCTACCACCGCAAAGGAGCCGCCTGA
- a CDS encoding deoxyguanosinetriphosphate triphosphohydrolase yields the protein MPEGCAPYASDPARTRGREFGVDPLAARGPRSAFQRDRDRIVHSIAFRRLRHKTQVFIAPDGDHYRVRLTHSLEVAQIGRVIARALGLDEDLTEALCLAHDIGHPPFGHAGEDALEAAMAQAGGFDHNANTLRVLMRLESPYCGHEGLNLSWEALEGLAKHNGPILKPTWALAELDAAFPLDLASHASLEAQVAAISDDIAYDNHDIDDGLRAGFLCLDDLLELPSIAEQWRGIERRFPGAPQDRMLRELVRGQIGRMVNDVIDETRANIAQSGVASVDDVRTAGRTLAGFSSAMGEEERALKQFMYRRLYLHEEQCQTADRARDVIAALFAAYAADPAQMPESWRHSLPETEPARTRHIADFISGMTDRYAIDSYAKLFGKTPEGLRNV from the coding sequence ATGCCTGAAGGCTGCGCCCCTTACGCCAGCGATCCGGCGCGCACGCGCGGTCGCGAATTTGGCGTCGATCCACTGGCCGCACGCGGTCCGCGCAGCGCGTTTCAGCGGGATCGCGACCGTATCGTTCATTCCATCGCGTTCCGCCGGTTGCGCCACAAGACGCAGGTATTCATCGCGCCCGATGGCGATCACTATCGCGTGCGCCTGACACACAGCCTTGAAGTGGCGCAGATCGGGCGGGTCATCGCCCGCGCCTTGGGGCTGGACGAAGACCTGACCGAAGCGCTGTGCCTTGCCCATGATATCGGCCATCCGCCTTTCGGCCATGCCGGGGAAGACGCGCTGGAAGCCGCCATGGCACAGGCGGGCGGCTTCGATCATAACGCCAACACGTTGCGCGTGCTGATGCGGCTTGAAAGCCCCTATTGCGGGCATGAAGGCCTGAACCTTAGCTGGGAAGCGCTGGAAGGCTTAGCCAAGCACAATGGCCCAATCCTGAAACCCACCTGGGCGCTGGCAGAACTCGACGCGGCGTTTCCGCTCGATCTTGCCAGCCATGCCTCGCTCGAAGCGCAGGTGGCGGCGATTTCGGACGACATTGCATACGATAACCACGACATTGACGATGGTCTGCGCGCGGGTTTTCTGTGTCTGGATGATCTGCTGGAATTGCCGTCCATTGCTGAGCAGTGGCGCGGTATCGAACGTCGCTTCCCCGGCGCGCCGCAGGACCGTATGTTGCGCGAACTGGTGCGGGGGCAGATTGGCCGCATGGTCAATGATGTGATTGATGAAACCCGCGCGAATATTGCTCAGTCAGGCGTAGCCAGTGTTGATGATGTCCGCACCGCAGGACGCACGCTGGCAGGCTTTTCTTCTGCCATGGGTGAAGAAGAGCGCGCGCTGAAACAGTTCATGTATCGGCGGCTCTATCTGCACGAAGAACAGTGTCAGACGGCTGATCGCGCGCGCGATGTGATCGCCGCGCTGTTTGCGGCCTATGCCGCCGACCCTGCACAAATGCCGGAAAGTTGGCGGCACAGCCTGCCTGAAACGGAACCTGCCCGGACACGCCATATCGCTGATTTCATTTCCGGAATGACGGATCGCTACGCGATCGACAGTTATGCCAAACTGTTCGGCAAGACACCGGAGGGCCTGCGCAATGTCTGA
- a CDS encoding NAD(P)H-binding protein, whose translation MSDQTRIVLVGATGLIGRAVMAEAVGLADIHLVAVARREVPLPKGARMEMLLSDTSHWADAVAAGRPHCVVIALGTTIKAVDGDKQAFRAVDHDLVLETARAAKEAGARQLIVISSVGAQFASKNFYLSVKGEVEDKLAKLHFDRLDLIRPGLLRGHREGPPRPAERIGMMFSPLLDLLLIGKWRKYRSARASDIARAIFALAGAKQRGRFVHEHDELRRLLRR comes from the coding sequence ATGTCTGACCAAACCCGCATCGTGCTGGTCGGTGCGACCGGGCTGATCGGTCGGGCTGTCATGGCCGAAGCAGTGGGGCTGGCTGACATACACCTTGTCGCCGTAGCGCGCCGTGAAGTGCCTTTGCCCAAAGGCGCGCGCATGGAAATGCTCTTGTCCGACACCTCGCATTGGGCGGATGCGGTCGCAGCGGGGCGCCCGCATTGCGTGGTCATTGCGCTGGGCACCACGATCAAGGCGGTGGACGGCGACAAGCAGGCCTTCCGCGCTGTGGACCACGATCTTGTTCTGGAAACGGCGCGGGCGGCAAAGGAAGCGGGCGCGCGGCAGTTGATCGTCATTTCATCGGTCGGCGCGCAGTTCGCGTCGAAGAACTTCTACCTTTCGGTCAAAGGCGAGGTTGAGGACAAACTTGCCAAGCTGCATTTTGACCGGCTTGACCTGATCCGTCCCGGCCTGCTGCGCGGCCACCGTGAGGGACCGCCGCGTCCTGCTGAGCGCATTGGTATGATGTTCAGCCCTCTGCTCGATCTGTTATTGATAGGCAAATGGCGCAAGTACCGCTCTGCGCGCGCCAGCGACATTGCCCGTGCTATCTTCGCTCTTGCCGGCGCCAAGCAGCGTGGCCGCTTCGTCCATGAACACGACGAACTGCGCCGCCTTCTGCGCCGTTGA
- the gcvPA gene encoding aminomethyl-transferring glycine dehydrogenase subunit GcvPA, with protein sequence MRYLPLTDADRSAMLSVVGAASIDHLFADVPAAARLPGPIPGLPMHASEMAVERHMARLSANNTTAGSVPFFLGAGAYRHHIPATVDHMIQRGEFLTAYTPYQPEIAQGTLQVLFEFQTQVARLFGTDVANASLYDGSTACWEAVVMAARITKRKKAVLSAGLHPHYVETARTMARFTGDVLDTATPELTADADDAALIAKIDAETSCVVVQYPDILGRIPDLARIATAAQAQGALLIAVVTEPVALGILQSPGSLGADIVVGEGQSLGVGLQFGGPYLGLFGCREKYLRQIPGRLCGETVDADGKRGFVLTLSTREQHIRREKATSNICTNSGLCALAFSIHLTLLGGEGLASMAKLSHAAARKTATRLAQVPGVTVVNRHYFNEFTVTLPHDARQIVRELADRHVLGGVSLGRLYPQEFALANGLVIATSECTTDDDIAALAAALEEVLA encoded by the coding sequence ATGCGGTATTTACCTCTGACCGACGCTGACCGGAGTGCGATGCTCTCGGTCGTAGGCGCGGCATCCATTGACCATCTGTTTGCCGATGTGCCCGCCGCCGCGCGCCTGCCGGGACCGATCCCCGGTCTGCCGATGCACGCCAGCGAAATGGCGGTTGAACGCCACATGGCGCGCCTCTCTGCCAATAACACCACCGCAGGGTCGGTGCCGTTCTTCCTTGGCGCTGGGGCTTATCGGCATCATATTCCCGCCACCGTGGATCACATGATCCAGCGCGGCGAATTCCTGACTGCCTATACCCCCTATCAGCCGGAAATCGCGCAGGGCACATTGCAGGTGCTGTTCGAATTCCAGACGCAGGTAGCACGCCTGTTCGGCACTGACGTTGCCAATGCTTCGCTTTACGACGGGTCCACCGCCTGCTGGGAAGCCGTGGTCATGGCCGCGCGCATTACCAAGCGCAAAAAGGCCGTTCTCTCAGCCGGACTGCACCCGCACTATGTCGAAACCGCACGCACCATGGCGCGGTTCACTGGCGATGTGCTGGATACTGCCACCCCGGAATTGACCGCAGATGCCGATGATGCGGCTTTGATCGCCAAGATCGATGCCGAAACGTCGTGTGTCGTGGTGCAATATCCCGACATTCTCGGCCGCATCCCCGATCTTGCGCGCATCGCCACTGCTGCACAGGCGCAAGGCGCGCTGCTGATCGCCGTAGTTACCGAACCTGTGGCGCTGGGCATCTTGCAAAGCCCTGGCAGTCTGGGCGCCGATATTGTGGTGGGTGAAGGCCAGTCGCTGGGCGTCGGCCTGCAATTTGGCGGACCATACCTCGGCCTGTTCGGATGCCGCGAAAAGTATCTGCGCCAGATCCCCGGCCGCCTGTGCGGCGAAACGGTGGATGCCGATGGCAAGCGCGGCTTCGTGCTGACCCTTTCCACGCGCGAACAGCATATCCGCCGCGAAAAGGCGACGAGCAACATCTGCACCAATTCTGGCCTGTGCGCTCTGGCGTTTTCCATACATCTGACCTTGCTGGGTGGTGAAGGGCTGGCTTCAATGGCCAAACTCAGTCACGCCGCCGCTCGCAAAACCGCCACTCGTCTTGCGCAGGTGCCCGGCGTAACCGTGGTCAATCGCCACTATTTCAACGAATTCACCGTAACCCTGCCGCACGACGCGCGGCAGATCGTGCGTGAACTGGCCGACCGACATGTGTTGGGCGGCGTTTCGCTTGGCCGCCTTTATCCGCAGGAATTCGCGCTGGCGAATGGCCTGGTCATCGCCACCAGCGAATGCACCACGGATGATGATATCGCGGCGCTTGCCGCTGCGCTGGAAGAGGTGCTGGCATGA